In Aspergillus fumigatus Af293 chromosome 2, whole genome shotgun sequence, a genomic segment contains:
- a CDS encoding putative monooxygenase, which produces MAQTPQDLRIAIIGAGMGGLTCALALAKEGFKHIDVFEYAADLGFVGAGIQLAPNMARVLDRLGVWKEIEAEAVEIKDTSVRVGASDSELAHVQLGYIRETYGYPHMVGHRHSLANGLYKGCLRCPDQIKFHFSTAAEDVTSFGPRATFTAVPRDGSAPYPVEADVLLAADGIKSKTRVAMLQTLGITATVKDTNQAAYRIMIHKDQCQDDPELQALINSNRVIRWIGERRHIIAYPVSNNTIYNLSTTQPDTNFAAATNATYTTKGSKATMLRVFADFCPLVQRMLNYVPEGEVCEWKLRVHEPLPTWVHEQTALVGDACHPTLPHLAQGAAQAIEDGATIAIALRRMPDPSPASITKALKVYESVRKDRAYALVELAAASGRALHLGEGAAKEERDRQFAALRQGTGKGPVPDKWADADVQREIYGFDCQRVTEERCDEYFAHHSRDARLA; this is translated from the exons ATGGCGCAGACACCGCAGGATCTCAGaatcgccatcatcggcgcAG GTATGGGCGGATTGACCTGtgcgctggcgctggccaAAGAGGGATTCAAGCACATCGACGTGTTCGAGTACGCGGCCGACCTGGGTTTCGTTGGAGCAGGCATCCAACTGGCCCCCAACATGGCCCGCGTGCTGGACCGCTTGGGCGTGTggaaggagatcgaggccgaggcTGTAGAGATCAAGGACACAAGTGTGCGGG TTGGCGCTTCCGACTCTGAACTCGCGCACGTTCAACTCGGCTACATCCGCGAAACATACGGATACCCTCACATGGTCGGCCACCGGCACTCGCTGGCCAACGGCCTGTACAAGGGCTGTCTGCGCTGCCCCGACCAAATCAAGTTCCACTTCTCCACGGCCGCCGAGGATGTGACCTCGTTCGGCCCGCGTGCAACCTTTACAGCCGTCCCCCGCGACGGCAGCGCCCCCTACCCGGTCGAGGCGGACGTCCTACTCGCCGCCGACGGCATCAAGTCCAAGACGCGCGTCGCGATGCTGCAAACGCTCGGCATCACCGCCACCGTCAAGGACACCAACCAGGCCGCCTACCGCATCATGATTCACAAGGACCAATGCCAGGACGACCCCGAGCTGCAAGCCCTCATCAACAGCAACCGGGTGATCCGCTGGATCGGCGAGCGCCGCCACATCATCGCCTACCCGGTCTCCAACAACACCATCTACAACCTCTCCACCACCCAGCCCGACACCAACTTCGCCGCCGCCACCAACGCCACCTACACCACCAAGGGCTCCAAGGCCACCATGCTCCGTGTCTTCGCCGACTTCTGCCCCCTCGTCCAGCGCATGCTCAACTACGTGCCCGAAGGCGAAGTCTGCGAGTGGAAGCTGCGCGTCCACGAACCCCTCCCCACCTGGGTCCACGAACAGACCGCCCTCGTCGGCGACGCCTGCCACCCCACCCTGCCGCATCTCGCGCAGGGCGCCGCGCAGGCGATCGAGGACGGCGCGACGATCGCCATCGCCCTGCGCCGCATGCCGGACCCCTCGCCGGCGAGCATCACCAAGGCGCTGAAGGTGTATGAGAGTGTGCGCAAGGACCGGGCATATGCGCTGGTCGAGCTGGCGGCTGCATCGGGGCGGGCGCTGCATCTGGGCGAGGGcgcggccaaggaagagcGCGACAGGCAGTTTGCCGCGCTGAGGCAGGGGACGGGGAAGGGCCCCGTGCCGGATAAGTGGGCGGATGCGGATGTGCAGCGCGAGATATACGGGTTTGACTGTCAGAGGGTGACGGAGGAGCGGTGTGATGAGTATTTTGC